The genome window ATGCCGGGCAATGTGCTTCGCCCGGCGGAAGAACACGTGTTGCACGGGCGCGAACGCGAACGCCCCGCGATCCGGTCTATTCTGGATGATGCGAAGTCGGCGAGAGGCCGCGCACTCGTGCTCCGAGGCGAAACCGGGATCGGCAAGAGCACGCTGCTGAAGTACGCGCAACGCCGGGCCGGGGGAATGCGGCTGCTGTCCTGCTCCGGACTGGAGTCGGAGTCCGAGCTCGCGTTCTCCGGGTTGCAGCACCTGGTCGCGCCGCTGCTCGACGAGATCGACGGGCTGCCGCCGTCGCAGGCCGAGGCGCTGCGCGCGGCGCTGGGGATGTCCGAACTGCCGGTGACCGAGTTCGTGGTGTCGGCGGCCGTGTGCTCGCTGCTTTCTCACTCCGCGCGCGAAACACCGCTGCTCGTCGTCGTCGACGACGCGCAGTGGCTGGACCGGGCCACGCTCGGCGCGCTGTACTTCACGGCTCGCCGCATCGCGACCGAGCCGATCGCGATGCTGTTCGGCATGGGCGAGGCCGAGCACCACGAGCGGGAGGCTCGCGACCTGCCCACCATGCTGCTGACCGGCCTGTCCGACGAAGCCTCCAACGACCTGCTCGACGAGCTGGGCTGGAACGCACCGGCCCGCGACTCGCTGATCACCGCTACCGGCGGCAACCCGCTCGCGCTGCGGGAGCTGACGAGGCTCGGTGCGCCGGAGCAGCTCGTCGGGGACGCACTGCTGCTGGGCACCGTGCCGTTGAGCGAGCGCCTGCGGACGGCGTTCATCCAGCGGATGGAAGGGCTGCCCGCCAAAGCCCGGGCCCTGCTGCTGGTGGTGGCCGTCGAGGAGACCGGCAGGCTCGGCGTGGTGCTGGGCGCGTGCGCCCGCCTGGGCATCGACGCCGGCGTGCTGGACTCGGTTCTCAGGGGCTACGACCAGCTAGAGATCACCGAGCGCTGGGTGCGCTTCCGCCATTCGCTGATGCGGTCGGCGGCCTACCACAAGGCATCGTTGCGGATGCGGTCGAAAGCCCACGCCGCGGTGGCCGAGGAGCTGACTGGCCGCGGTGAGTCCGACCGGGCGTCCTGGCACCGGGCGATGGCGGCGGTCGAACCGGACGAGGAGCTCGCCACGGCGTTGGAGCGCAGCGCCGACACCGCCGAGCGGCGCGGCGGCAGCGCGGCGGTGGTCTCGGTCCTGCAACGTGCGGCAAAGCTGAGCACCGACCCCGAGGGACGTACGCGGCGCACCGCCTCGGCCGCGTACGCGGCGTGGCAGTCCGGTCAGCCCGACCTCGCCAGGGCGCTGACGACCGAGGTCATGACCGCGCCGACGGACATGCACGCCCGAGTGGGGCTGACGCGTCTGCTGGGCCTGATCGACCTGGACAGCAACGACCCCGCGGTGGCGTGCGCGCAGTTCATCCGGGGTGCCCAGGAGGTCGCCGAGCACAACCCGGTGGAGGCGCTGACCCTGCTCTTCCTGGCCGTGGACGGCGGTTACCTGTCGGGGCGCATCGAGGACGCGGGCCGGGCGGCGCGGCTGATGACCGAGCTGGACTGCGGGCCGGACTACCGCCTGTTAGCCGAGCGGATGTGCGCCGCGCTCGAAGGGCGCCTGCCGCTGGAGGGCACCACCCCGCGCGAGCTGCTCGAGGCCGCGCCCGCCCTGCCAACGCCCGACGACGAGATCCGGTTCCTGTGGGTGATGGCCATGAGCTGGCTCGGTCCGCACCAGCGCCAGGCCAGGGAGTTCGGGCTCGCGGCCTGCCGGACGTTCCGGCTCAAGGGCGTGGCCAGCGTTCTGCCCGTGATGCTGAACTGGGTGGCCGACATCGAGTACCACCTGGGGTTGTGGCGCGACGGGCAGGCGCACGCCGAGGAGGCGGTGCGGCTGGCCCGCGACACCGGGCAGCGAAACCGGATGGCCGACGGGCTGGCGCTGCTCGCCCGGTTCGCCTCCGTGCGGGGCGACTGGGAGGGATGCCAGGACCACGCCGACGCCGCGCTGGAGACGGCGCTGGTGCTGCGCAACCGGGCAGCCGCGGCACACGTGAGCTGGGCGCTGGGGCTGGCGGACCTGGCCAGGGGACGCGACGCCGACGCGTACCGGCGGTTGTCGTCGATCAGGGCGGAGGGATCGCCGTACGCCAACAGCAAGGTCGCGGCGCTGGTCCAACCCGACCTCGTCGAAGCGTCGGTCCGATGTGGACATTCGGACGCCGCCGGGGTGCTGCTTTCCGAGGCGCGGGAAGGCTGTCGCGGGACGACGGCGCGGTGGCGGAAGCTGCACCTGCACATGTGCCGGGCGCTGGTCGAGGAGTCCGGCGCCGACTTCACCACCGCCACCGGAGCCGACCTGGGCGAGGACCGCCCTTTCGACCGCGCCCGCGCGGCGCTGCTGCACGGCGAATGGCTGCGCCGCAACCGGCGCCAGGCCGAGGCCCGCTGGCAGTTGCAGCAGGCGGCGGAGCTGTTCGACAGCCTCGGTGCGGCGCCCTGGTCCGAACGCGCCCGTGGCCAGTTGCGCGCGGCCCGGGGAGCGCTGCTGCGCACCGCGGACCCGGCCGTGCTGACCAGGCAGGAGAAGCAGATCGCCGGCATGGCCGCCACCGGCATGACCAACAAGGAGATCGCCGCGCAGCTCTCGGTCAGCCCCCGCACGGTCAGCCACCACCTGTACAAGCTCTTCCCGAAGCTGGGGATCTCCTCGCGCGCCCAGCTGCGGGGACTGGACCTGGAGTCGGCCCCCACCCAGGACGACTGAGGAGCTGTCTTCGCCCCGGTGGCGGAACTTGGACTCGCCTTGCGTGGGGGTGCCGGTGGCGGAACCTCAGGCGCCCTCTGGCTCCGGGATCTTTTCTGACGTATGCCCATACGCTGCGAAAAGCTGTCCTCGCCAGAGGACGCCTGAGAACCCGCGGCGGTGCCGGTTGCGGGGGTGGGCCAAGCGGCTGCGCCGCTTCAAAGACCAACTGAGGCGGCAGACCGGTCGTCCACACCGCAAGCGGCGCGGGCCGAGGGCCCGCTCAGGCGACCGGCGCGTTCTCCTTCTCCAGCAGCAAAACTCCCATGTAGTCGACGACCGTGAGCCAGAAGCGGTCGTCGTCGCCGTATCGGCGCAGGAGGTCCGGGATGCGGTGGTGGCCGGCGACGCCGAAACCGCCCGCGTCGCAGAAGGCGCGGATGTCGTCGGCCTCGACGCCGAAGACGAACGGCTCACCGCCGCTGGCCACGAGCTGCCTCGCCCGCCGCGCCGAGTCGTCGCCGGAACCGCCGACGACCGAGGCGTCCATGTAGTCCAGCACGACCTTGCTGCCCGGTGCGGTGACGGCGCCGAGCTTGCCGAGGGTGTCCAGCACCGAGTCGCCCGGCAGGTAGTAGGTGACGCCCATCCAGATCACCACCGACCGGCGCGCGGGGTCGAAGCCCTGTGAGGTCAGCCGCTCGCCCAGGTCGTCGCCTGCGGCGAAGTCGCACGTCACGTACTGCACGCGCGCCTTGGGGTGCAAGGAGTTCCGCCGCATGATGGCCATCTTCTCGGCCTGGGTGTCGGGCTTGTCGACCTCGTAGACCACCACGTCGGAGCCGAAGTCGTGGCGCAGCGCGGTGGTGTCGTACCCGGCGCCCAGCACGACGACCTGCGTGCAACCGGCCGCCACCTCGGCGTCGACGACCTCGTCGCAGAAGCGGTGGCGCAGCACCACCTCGGCAAGCAGACCGGTGTAGCGGCGGTCGGCCATGCGCAGGCAGAACCTGAAGACGGGCGGGAACGGGTGGGTGCTCCGGAACCGCCAGTTCTGCAGGAAGTACCGGGCGAACGGGTCGTCGAGCAGTCGCGACTGCTCCGGCTGCTGCGTCTCGGCCGCCCGGATCACCGCGCACAGCTCCGCGGTGGGGCTGGTGGCCCCCTTGGCCGCCCTGACCTTTCCGGCGAGCGTCACGACGTCCTCCTCCTGATGCGGTCGGTGTGGACGTGTCCTCACCTACACCGAGGCAGCGCGGGCGCGCGTGGATACATGACCGGCGCCGGCGATCCGGATCGGCCGCGGCATGTATCCCGCGGCGGCACCGCCCGCTCTGTACGGGTGGATCTCGCGGGCGAGCCGACTCCGCGTCGCGCCGCGTGCGTGATCACCGCGCGAGACGGGCCCCGCTCGTCCGCGACGACCTTTCAGAAGGGACGTGGTGAGTGTGCGAGTCGCTGTGGTGGGCGCCGGTGCCGCCGGCATCTCGGCCGCGCACCGGCTGCGCTCGGACGCGGACGTGACCGTGTTCGAGGCGTCCGACCGGCCGGGCGGGCACGCCCGCACGGTCGAGGTCACCGACGACGGCCGGACGCTGGGCCTGGACACCGCCTTCGTCGTCTACAACGAGCCGCACTACCCCGAGGTCACCCGGTTCTTCGACCACCTCGGCGTCGCGACCCGCGAGCACCCGGGCCGGTTCTCGTTCTTCGACCTCGACAGTCCGACGGCCTACGTGTCCGAGGACTTCGACCTGACGGCGGAGCAGGTGCGGGCGCGCTACCCCGCCGAGTTCGCACGGCTGTGGGAGGAGGCGACGCGCTTCTACCGCGAGTCGCCGCGCGACTTCATCCGCAAGCGCACCGACTGCCCGCTCGGCGAGTACCTGGACCGCAACGGCTACAGCGAGGAGTTCAAGTACGGGTTCGTGGTGCTGGTGTCCACCGCCGCGTGGTCGGTGCCCGCGGACCGGGTCTGGGACATGCCGGCGAGCACCGTGGTGGCCTTCTTCCTCGCCCACGGCGCCGAAGGTCTCGGCGGGCGCGGCGTGCCCTGGCGGACGGTCACCGGCGGCAGCGTGCGCTACGTGCGGGCCGCGGTGGAGGAACTTCGCCGCTGCGGCAACGAAGTCCGGCTGAACGCACCGGTGACCGGGGTGCAGGAGCGGGAGGACGGCGTCGCGGTGCGCACGGACGCCGGCGTGGAGCACTTCGACTACGCGGTGCTGGCCACGCACGCCGACGACGCGCTGGCGGTGCTGGAGCGTCCGACCGAGCGGCAGCGGAGGCTGGAAGCCGTGCGCTACCACCGGACCAAGGTGGACCTGCACACCGATCCGGCCGTCATGCCGGCCGACCGCAGCCGCTGGCGGAGCTGGAACTACGGCCGGGTCCGGCGGGACGACACCCAGGACTCGTGGGTCGTCTACTACCTCAACGAGTTGCAGGGCCTGACCTCCGAGCACGACTACTTCGTCACCCTCGACTGCCCCGTGCCCGTCGACGAGAGCCGGGTGATCGAGCGGTTCGACTACCGGCACCCGATCTTCACCATCGACGTCCGGCGCATGCAGCCCGACATCCACTCGGTCAACGAGGGATCCCGGGTGAAGTTCGCCGGTTCCTACTTCCACAGCCGCCGGATGGGCCCGGACATCGTCGGCTCGCACGAGGCGGCCTTCGACTCCGGGGCCGCGGCCGCGGAGTCCGTGCGGCGCGACGCCGCCGACCGGGCAGTGGCCTGAAACCCGCGAACACCGACCCTGCCGAGAAGGAGCCGTTCCCATGGCAGAGACCACCAACAGCACCGGCACGCTCACCCCTGAGCAGGTCGAGCGGTGGCTGGTCGACAAGATGGCCTACAAGCTCGACGTCGAGCCGGCCAAGGTCGACGTGGACATGTACTTCGACGAGTTCGACCTGGACTCCACCGAGGCGCTGGTGCTCTCCGGGGAGCTGGAGAAGTGGCTCGGCTTCGAGCTGGAGGCCACCGCGCTCTGGTACCACCCCACGATCTCCGACCTCTCCCGGCACATCGCCGACGAGTACGGGGGCGGCAATGCGGGGGGATGAGCCACTGGTCCGCGAGCTGGTGGCAGGCAGCGGCACCGGCCACCGGGTCGTGCTCGTGCATCCCGGCGCGCTGCCGCTGAGCTGCTACCGGCCGATCGCGGCGGAGCTGTCCGGCGACACCTCGCTGCACGTGGTGGACCTGGAGAAGGTCCCGGAGTACTTCGAGGCGGCGCTGACCGACCACGACACCGGCCTGTCGCTCGACGGCATGGCCGAGCGGGTCCACCGCGAACTTGCGGCATGCGACCTGCTGGGCGACGACGTGGTGCTCGGCGGCTGGTCGTTCGGCGGTGTGGTCGGCTACGCGGTGGCGGCCAGGTCGGCGCCGCGGCAGCGTCCGCGCAGGCTGCTGGTGGCCGACAGCATCGCCCCGGTGGCCGAGTTCACCACCACGACCGACGACGAGATCGGCCCGGAGCTGCTGCTGCCGTGGTTCGCCATGTACCTCGGCGCGAAGCGGGGCGTCGCCATCGACCTCGACGCCGGCGACGTCCGCGGCATGGACGTCGAAGCCGGCCTGGAGCGGGCGCTCACCGCGGTCCTCGACGCGGGAGCGCTGCCGCCCGACACCAGCGTGGCGGGCCTGCGCGGCGTCTACCGCGCTTACTCGCGGGGACTGCTGCGAAACGACCGGGTCGCGCGCGACTACGCGGCGAAACCCGTGGACGTGCCCATCACGCTGGTACGTCCCCGCTCCGGACTGCTCGGCGGCAGCAGACCGCTGGGCTGGGACCAGCTCGCCGCCGCCGGTCTGTCCACGTTGGACTGCCCCGGCGACCACTACTCGATGCTGTCCGATCCCGACGCCGTCGCGGTCATCGCCGATGCGGCCCGGGAGCGCAACGGTTCCCGTGCCCCCGTCCCATCCCGCACGACTGGCAGGCAACCGTCATGACACCAACCGCGCAACGCAGACTGTCCGACAACCCGGTCGCCGTGGTCGGGCTGGGCGCGCTCTTCCCGCGCTCGGGCGACCTCGGCGAGTTCTGGAGCAACGTCGTCGAGGCCCGGGACTGCATCGAAGAGGTCCCGGAATCGCACTGGAGCGTCGACGACTACTACGACCCCGATCCCGAGGCACCCGACAAGACCTACTGCAAGCGCGGCGGCTTCGTGCCCACCGTCGACTTCGACCCGATGGAGTTCGGGCTGCCGCCCAACATGCTCGAGGTCACCGACGTGCTGCAACTGCTGAGCCTGGTCGTGGCCAAGCAGACGCTGGACGACGCGGGCGTGCAGGGCGCCGAGTGGTACGACCCGTCGCGCACGGGCACGGTCCTCGGGGTCACCGGCGCGAACTCGCTGACCCAGCCGCTGGCCACCCGGTTGCAGACACCGGTGCTCAAGGAGGTCGTGCGGTCCTGCGGGCTGACCGAGCAGGACGCCGAGGCCATCGCCGACAAGTTCACCCGCGCGTTCGCCCCGTGGGAGGAGAACTCCTTCCCCGGGATGCTGGGCAACGTCGTGGCCGGCCGGCTGGCGAACCGGTTCGACTTCGGCGGCAAGAACTGCACCGTCGACGCGGCCTGCGCCAGCTCGCTGGCAGCGGTGGACATGGCGGTCGACGAGCTGGTGTCGGGCCGCGCGGACCTGATGGTCACCGGCGGCTGCGACGCGGAGAACACGATCCTGATGTACCTGTGCTTCTCCAAGACCCCGGCGTTCTCCCGCAGCGGCCGCATCCGGCCGTTCGACGAGTCCAGCGACGGCACGCTCATCGGCGAGGGCATGGGCATGCTCGCCCTCAAGCGGCTGGAGGACGCCGAGCGCGACGGCGACCGCGTCTACTCGGTGCTGCGCGGCATGGGCTCGGCCAGCGACGGCCGGTCCAAGAGCATCTACGCGCCGCGCAAGGAAGGCCAGGTGCTCGCGCTGCGCAGGGCCTACCAGGACGCCGGGTTCGGGCCGGAGAAGGTCGGGCTGGTGGAGTGCCACGGGACCGGGACCGCGGTGGGCGACCTCACCGAGCTCTCGGCGCTGCGGGAGGTCTACGCGGCCGAGACCGACGACACCCAGTTCGCCGCCGTGGGCAGCGTGAAGTCGCAGATCGGGCACACCAAGGCCGCCGCGGGCGCGGCCAGCCTGATCAAGGTCTCGCTCGCGCTGCACGAGAAGGTGCTGGCACCGACGATCAACGTCGAGCAGCCGCGGCGCGACGCCGACTTCGGCAGCTCCCCGTTCCACGTCGCCGCGCGGACCCGGCCATGGGTGCACGACCCGGACCGGCCGGTGCGGCGCGCGGCGGTGTCGTCGTTCGGCTTCGGGGGCACCAACTTCCACGCGGTGCTCGAAGAGCATGCGGAAACCTCGTCGACCAGGAGGCTGCATCCCGGACCGCGGGTGCACGTCTGGCACGCGCCGACCGCGGAGGAACTGCTCGACGCGCTGCGCCAGGACGCGGAGGGCCTCGATCCGCAGGAGCCGGTCCCCGCCGAGGACGCCAGGCTGGCCGTGGTCGCCGCCGACGAGCAGGAGCTCGCGAACCTGCGCGAGCAGAGCATCGAGCGGCTGAGCTCCGAGCCGAGGCAGGAGTCCTTCGACCTCCCGGGCGGTGCCCACTACCGCGGCCGGGCGCTGATCGGGTCCGAACGGGGCGGCAAGGTCGCCGCGCTGTTCGCCGGGCAGGGCAGCCAGTACGTCGGGATGGGCGCTCGCGCCGCCGTCGCGGTGCCGCCGGTGCGAGCCGCCTTCGACACCGCCTCCGCCGCGACGGCGCTGGGCCGGGTGGTGTTCCCGCCCCCGGCGTTCGACGAGGAGACCGGCAAGGCGCAGCAGGAGGAGCTGCGCCGCACCGAGCACGCCCAGCCTGCGATCGGCGCTCTTTCCGCCGGACAGCACCGCTTCCTCGCCGAGCTCGGTTTCCGCGCCGACGGCGCCCTCGGGCACAGCTTCGGCGAGCTGACCGCGCTGTGGGCGGCGGGCAGCCTCGACGACGACGGCTTCCACCGGCTCGCCCGGGCCAGGGGCCGCGCCATGGCGGTCTCCCCGGACGGCGGCGCCGATCCCGGCACGATGGCCGCCGTGAGCGCCGGTCCCGAGCGGGTCAGAGAGCTGCTGGACGGCCACGACGACGTCGTGGTGTGCAACCTCAACGCACCGGACCAGACCGTGGTCGGCGGCGGCACCGACGCGGTCGGCGAGTTCGTCTCGGCCGCCCGCGACGCCGGCGTGGACGTCCGGCCGCTGCCGGTGTCGGGCGCCTTCCACACCCGCTACGTGGCGCACGCGGTCGAACCGTTCGCCGACGAGGTCGCCGGCGTGGCGGTGCGGGAGCCCGCCTTCCCGGTATACGCCGACACCGCAGGCGCCTCCTACGG of Saccharopolyspora erythraea contains these proteins:
- a CDS encoding acyl carrier protein, giving the protein MAETTNSTGTLTPEQVERWLVDKMAYKLDVEPAKVDVDMYFDEFDLDSTEALVLSGELEKWLGFELEATALWYHPTISDLSRHIADEYGGGNAGG
- a CDS encoding helix-turn-helix transcriptional regulator; this translates as MPGNVLRPAEEHVLHGRERERPAIRSILDDAKSARGRALVLRGETGIGKSTLLKYAQRRAGGMRLLSCSGLESESELAFSGLQHLVAPLLDEIDGLPPSQAEALRAALGMSELPVTEFVVSAAVCSLLSHSARETPLLVVVDDAQWLDRATLGALYFTARRIATEPIAMLFGMGEAEHHEREARDLPTMLLTGLSDEASNDLLDELGWNAPARDSLITATGGNPLALRELTRLGAPEQLVGDALLLGTVPLSERLRTAFIQRMEGLPAKARALLLVVAVEETGRLGVVLGACARLGIDAGVLDSVLRGYDQLEITERWVRFRHSLMRSAAYHKASLRMRSKAHAAVAEELTGRGESDRASWHRAMAAVEPDEELATALERSADTAERRGGSAAVVSVLQRAAKLSTDPEGRTRRTASAAYAAWQSGQPDLARALTTEVMTAPTDMHARVGLTRLLGLIDLDSNDPAVACAQFIRGAQEVAEHNPVEALTLLFLAVDGGYLSGRIEDAGRAARLMTELDCGPDYRLLAERMCAALEGRLPLEGTTPRELLEAAPALPTPDDEIRFLWVMAMSWLGPHQRQAREFGLAACRTFRLKGVASVLPVMLNWVADIEYHLGLWRDGQAHAEEAVRLARDTGQRNRMADGLALLARFASVRGDWEGCQDHADAALETALVLRNRAAAAHVSWALGLADLARGRDADAYRRLSSIRAEGSPYANSKVAALVQPDLVEASVRCGHSDAAGVLLSEAREGCRGTTARWRKLHLHMCRALVEESGADFTTATGADLGEDRPFDRARAALLHGEWLRRNRRQAEARWQLQQAAELFDSLGAAPWSERARGQLRAARGALLRTADPAVLTRQEKQIAGMAATGMTNKEIAAQLSVSPRTVSHHLYKLFPKLGISSRAQLRGLDLESAPTQDD
- a CDS encoding type I polyketide synthase → MTPTAQRRLSDNPVAVVGLGALFPRSGDLGEFWSNVVEARDCIEEVPESHWSVDDYYDPDPEAPDKTYCKRGGFVPTVDFDPMEFGLPPNMLEVTDVLQLLSLVVAKQTLDDAGVQGAEWYDPSRTGTVLGVTGANSLTQPLATRLQTPVLKEVVRSCGLTEQDAEAIADKFTRAFAPWEENSFPGMLGNVVAGRLANRFDFGGKNCTVDAACASSLAAVDMAVDELVSGRADLMVTGGCDAENTILMYLCFSKTPAFSRSGRIRPFDESSDGTLIGEGMGMLALKRLEDAERDGDRVYSVLRGMGSASDGRSKSIYAPRKEGQVLALRRAYQDAGFGPEKVGLVECHGTGTAVGDLTELSALREVYAAETDDTQFAAVGSVKSQIGHTKAAAGAASLIKVSLALHEKVLAPTINVEQPRRDADFGSSPFHVAARTRPWVHDPDRPVRRAAVSSFGFGGTNFHAVLEEHAETSSTRRLHPGPRVHVWHAPTAEELLDALRQDAEGLDPQEPVPAEDARLAVVAADEQELANLREQSIERLSSEPRQESFDLPGGAHYRGRALIGSERGGKVAALFAGQGSQYVGMGARAAVAVPPVRAAFDTASAATALGRVVFPPPAFDEETGKAQQEELRRTEHAQPAIGALSAGQHRFLAELGFRADGALGHSFGELTALWAAGSLDDDGFHRLARARGRAMAVSPDGGADPGTMAAVSAGPERVRELLDGHDDVVVCNLNAPDQTVVGGGTDAVGEFVSAARDAGVDVRPLPVSGAFHTRYVAHAVEPFADEVAGVAVREPAFPVYADTAGASYGRDEAANREVLVGQLTSTLSFAPRLEQLHDDGYRVFVEFGPRSLLSGMVRRTLADRDDVVVLSADAGPDRDSDRALKQLAARLVVLGAPLTRLNRYAAETARREPGKGMTIPLNGVNHVSEARREAYREALQNGYRVDQQGGAQTGNGDAPPPPANGHAQQSNGHMPAQQSNGQVPAQHPASGQQAGRHDGAQETSAAFGPGSVAAEHMAAHREFLDGQLRVAQHLSSMLQRESDQGPRDGMISGISAVAQQSVTVGESHMHASDVLRGFAEMEAGAPPSPAVPPRRMPAAYSDQPATPPAPAPAPDEQIALPAPAAPEPAPAQETPQAAAPTQQQAQDAGAPVEPAQTETGEPESGGGPTGPEEVRRTLLDIVADKTGYPANMLDPGMDVEADLGIDSIKRVEIMGGLRERFPAMPEPSPEELAELRTLDDIVGLIASAGASEGGQAQAPKA
- a CDS encoding NAD(P)/FAD-dependent oxidoreductase; this encodes MSVRVAVVGAGAAGISAAHRLRSDADVTVFEASDRPGGHARTVEVTDDGRTLGLDTAFVVYNEPHYPEVTRFFDHLGVATREHPGRFSFFDLDSPTAYVSEDFDLTAEQVRARYPAEFARLWEEATRFYRESPRDFIRKRTDCPLGEYLDRNGYSEEFKYGFVVLVSTAAWSVPADRVWDMPASTVVAFFLAHGAEGLGGRGVPWRTVTGGSVRYVRAAVEELRRCGNEVRLNAPVTGVQEREDGVAVRTDAGVEHFDYAVLATHADDALAVLERPTERQRRLEAVRYHRTKVDLHTDPAVMPADRSRWRSWNYGRVRRDDTQDSWVVYYLNELQGLTSEHDYFVTLDCPVPVDESRVIERFDYRHPIFTIDVRRMQPDIHSVNEGSRVKFAGSYFHSRRMGPDIVGSHEAAFDSGAAAAESVRRDAADRAVA
- a CDS encoding alpha/beta fold hydrolase translates to MRGDEPLVRELVAGSGTGHRVVLVHPGALPLSCYRPIAAELSGDTSLHVVDLEKVPEYFEAALTDHDTGLSLDGMAERVHRELAACDLLGDDVVLGGWSFGGVVGYAVAARSAPRQRPRRLLVADSIAPVAEFTTTTDDEIGPELLLPWFAMYLGAKRGVAIDLDAGDVRGMDVEAGLERALTAVLDAGALPPDTSVAGLRGVYRAYSRGLLRNDRVARDYAAKPVDVPITLVRPRSGLLGGSRPLGWDQLAAAGLSTLDCPGDHYSMLSDPDAVAVIADAARERNGSRAPVPSRTTGRQPS
- a CDS encoding class I SAM-dependent methyltransferase; this encodes MTLAGKVRAAKGATSPTAELCAVIRAAETQQPEQSRLLDDPFARYFLQNWRFRSTHPFPPVFRFCLRMADRRYTGLLAEVVLRHRFCDEVVDAEVAAGCTQVVVLGAGYDTTALRHDFGSDVVVYEVDKPDTQAEKMAIMRRNSLHPKARVQYVTCDFAAGDDLGERLTSQGFDPARRSVVIWMGVTYYLPGDSVLDTLGKLGAVTAPGSKVVLDYMDASVVGGSGDDSARRARQLVASGGEPFVFGVEADDIRAFCDAGGFGVAGHHRIPDLLRRYGDDDRFWLTVVDYMGVLLLEKENAPVA